The Thermus brockianus genome window below encodes:
- a CDS encoding 50S ribosomal protein L11 methyltransferase codes for MWIYRLKGTAWELDPILPELFDRGARGLEEREGEVLAYFPAPLDLPYGGVWEEVPDEDWLSAWRRDLKPALAPPFVVLAPWHLWEGPEIPLVIEPGMAFGTGHHETTRLALMALARHLRPGEKVLDLGTGSGILAIAAAKLGGEALGVDIDPSVLPQAEANARQNGVAVRFLEGSLTDALPYGPFDLVVANLFAELHQAFAPRYREALAPGGRLLATGILQEKAPMVREALWGAGFTPLEEAGEGEWVLLAYRR; via the coding sequence GTGTGGATCTACCGGCTAAAGGGCACGGCCTGGGAGCTGGATCCCATCCTCCCCGAACTCTTTGACCGGGGGGCGAGGGGCCTGGAGGAACGGGAAGGGGAGGTCCTCGCCTACTTCCCCGCCCCCCTGGACCTGCCCTACGGGGGGGTCTGGGAGGAGGTGCCCGACGAGGACTGGCTTTCCGCTTGGCGGCGCGACCTCAAGCCCGCCTTGGCCCCACCCTTCGTGGTCCTGGCCCCTTGGCACCTTTGGGAGGGGCCGGAAATTCCCTTGGTCATTGAGCCCGGCATGGCCTTCGGCACCGGGCACCACGAGACCACCCGCCTGGCCCTCATGGCCCTGGCCCGCCACCTCCGCCCCGGGGAGAAGGTGCTGGACCTGGGTACGGGAAGCGGCATCCTGGCCATCGCCGCCGCCAAGCTGGGGGGAGAGGCCCTGGGGGTGGACATAGACCCTTCCGTCCTCCCCCAAGCGGAGGCCAACGCCCGGCAGAACGGGGTGGCGGTGCGCTTCCTAGAGGGAAGCCTCACGGACGCCCTTCCCTATGGCCCCTTTGACCTCGTGGTGGCCAACCTCTTTGCCGAGCTCCACCAGGCCTTCGCCCCCCGCTACCGGGAGGCCCTGGCCCCTGGGGGGAGGCTTCTTGCCACCGGCATCCTCCAGGAGAAGGCCCCCATGGTCCGGGAGGCCCTTTGGGGCGCGGGCTTTACCCCCTTGGAGGAGGCGGGGGAGGGGGAGTGGGTCCTCCTCGCCTACCGGAGGTAA
- a CDS encoding 16S rRNA (uracil(1498)-N(3))-methyltransferase, whose product MRPHRAYSPGLTGVLSHRESHHLLEVLRVRVGDRFTVFDAEREALAEVVDLGPPVRYRILEERRPEREVGVEVVLYVALLKGDKLGEVVRGATELGATRIQPLITRHSVPKEMGEGKLKRLQTIAVEAAKQSGRLRVPEVLPPIPLKAVPEVPQGLVAHVGASRRVREVLDPEKPLALAVGPEGGFAEEEVALLEDKGFIPVTLGRRILRAETAALALLALCTSGEGR is encoded by the coding sequence ATGCGCCCCCACCGCGCCTATAGCCCAGGCCTTACCGGGGTGCTCTCCCATCGGGAAAGCCACCACCTCCTGGAGGTGCTTAGGGTTCGGGTGGGGGACCGGTTCACCGTCTTTGACGCCGAGCGGGAGGCCCTGGCGGAGGTGGTGGACCTGGGCCCCCCGGTGCGCTACCGCATCCTGGAGGAGCGCCGCCCCGAGCGGGAGGTGGGGGTGGAGGTGGTCCTCTACGTGGCCCTCCTCAAAGGGGACAAGCTGGGCGAGGTGGTGCGGGGGGCCACGGAGCTCGGGGCTACCCGCATCCAGCCCCTTATCACCCGGCACAGCGTCCCCAAGGAGATGGGGGAGGGGAAGCTTAAGCGCCTCCAGACCATTGCCGTGGAGGCGGCGAAGCAGTCGGGGAGGCTAAGGGTTCCCGAGGTCCTTCCCCCCATCCCCCTAAAGGCGGTGCCTGAGGTGCCCCAAGGCCTCGTGGCCCACGTGGGGGCAAGCCGCCGGGTGCGGGAGGTTTTGGACCCCGAAAAACCCCTGGCCCTCGCCGTGGGGCCCGAAGGGGGTTTCGCCGAGGAGGAGGTGGCGCTTTTGGAGGATAAGGGCTTTATCCCCGTCACCTTGGGGCGGAGGATCCTTCGGGCGGAGACCGCCGCCCTCGCCCTCCTGGCCCTCTGCACCAGCGGGGAGGGAAGGTGA